Proteins co-encoded in one Flavivirga eckloniae genomic window:
- a CDS encoding DUF368 domain-containing protein: MESTRTLADKIFLILKGLGMGAANKVPGVSGGVVAFVAGFYEEFIYSLKKVNSKAFKLFINGRFKSFFNYINGRFLGLLFLGMVISYFSISKVLDYLIKHYELYVWSVFFGMIVGSIYYINKDFKDWNYKTYTSLAIGIIVGLGISFFNPAKENDNLWFVFFCGIISVSGMTLPGFSGSFILILLGNYVLLLVDSVNALYDTFYEILGGNFTFVNNTERIRMLKVLVVFTLGSITGLVTFSHALSYILKHYKSITLSAIIGFIIGSLGVVWPWKETTYKKATDGSYVLDSTGQKIIENYERFIPELNTETYYAIAFTFLGIIIVLALEWYGQKTRKNK, translated from the coding sequence ATGGAGAGTACCAGAACACTTGCCGATAAAATTTTTCTTATTCTAAAAGGATTGGGCATGGGAGCAGCTAATAAAGTTCCCGGTGTATCTGGCGGTGTTGTTGCTTTTGTGGCTGGCTTTTACGAAGAATTTATATACTCTCTTAAAAAAGTAAACAGTAAAGCATTTAAACTATTTATAAACGGCCGGTTTAAAAGCTTTTTCAATTACATAAACGGTCGGTTTTTAGGCCTTCTCTTTTTAGGGATGGTTATTAGCTATTTTAGTATTTCTAAAGTTTTAGATTATTTAATAAAGCACTACGAGCTTTATGTTTGGAGTGTTTTCTTCGGAATGATTGTCGGCTCCATTTATTACATCAATAAAGATTTTAAAGATTGGAATTATAAAACCTACACATCCTTAGCCATTGGAATCATAGTAGGTTTAGGCATTAGCTTTTTTAACCCAGCAAAGGAAAACGATAATCTTTGGTTTGTATTCTTTTGCGGCATCATAAGCGTATCTGGCATGACACTTCCTGGGTTTTCCGGGTCTTTTATACTTATACTCCTTGGTAATTACGTATTACTACTGGTAGATTCGGTAAATGCGCTTTACGACACTTTTTATGAAATTCTAGGAGGAAATTTCACCTTTGTTAATAATACAGAACGCATAAGAATGCTTAAAGTATTAGTCGTATTTACCTTAGGGTCTATAACCGGTTTGGTTACTTTTTCGCATGCCTTAAGCTATATTTTAAAGCACTACAAGAGTATAACATTATCTGCCATTATAGGCTTTATTATTGGGTCGTTAGGGGTTGTATGGCCATGGAAAGAAACAACATATAAAAAAGCTACAGATGGCAGCTATGTATTAGATTCTACAGGCCAAAAAATAATAGAAAATTACGAGCGCTTCATACCAGAACTAAATACTGAAACTTATTACGCCATAGCATTCACGTTTTTAGGAATTATTATTGTATTGGCTTTAGAATGGTATGGACAAAAAACTAGAAAAAATAAATGA
- a CDS encoding DUF349 domain-containing protein, producing MSDINKLQEVGESNEDKTVSQSKNDSTNDTSQEIDNTQKADTANPEETINVTNEVVEEAPSESDETPNASEDVGTDEKTEASVTEESNTEVTDQTDESSAPEVETQKVETAATPEEVDNTSTEPTNEAPDEAIEKPDTNENVEAEKKDETSEAKENDEVINEIEESNAEDAEDEGNKERHTIEVKEYDGMSLEALAIELEKLIKNEKVQAIKSHVDKINNVFKSKFQALIDEKKEEFLNDGGNEIDFYYSSPIQKRYKEAYRGYRKKLNEHYQSLEKNLKQNLVDKLAIIEELKGLINLEENINTTYKHFKELQERWRATGPIPRDKYNNAWNSYHHHVEIFYDFLHLNRDLRDLDFKHNLEKKLMIINRAEELAQDDNVMRAFRELQELHKMWKEELGPVAREHREEIWERFKAATKIINDKRQVYYQEIDKVYEKNLETKLEIIAGIDAINTQESKSHSAWQKKIKEVEELRNAFFNAGKVPIKVNESTWAKFKESVRHFNRQKNAFYKGLKKEQYKNLQLKLDLIKIAEDNKDSEDFETITPLMKKIQSDWKKIGHVPRKDSDKIWKQFKAACNYYFDKLHTKRNAASQENIDAFNKKNEFLNTLKDLELSGSKDENLAAIKEQIAKWRNIGKVPNDKRYIEGKFQKAIDGLFASLEMDKNEVEMIKFENKLDNINESDVDHRNLDNEHSFIRKKIDEVKSQINQLENNLQFFTNVNDDNPLVKEVHQNIKTHKEALKLWETKLKKIKGFY from the coding sequence ATGTCTGATATTAACAAACTTCAAGAAGTAGGGGAAAGTAACGAAGATAAAACCGTAAGTCAATCTAAAAACGACTCAACGAATGACACTTCACAAGAAATAGATAACACTCAAAAAGCAGATACTGCCAATCCTGAGGAAACGATTAATGTAACTAATGAAGTTGTTGAAGAAGCCCCAAGTGAAAGTGATGAAACGCCTAATGCAAGCGAAGATGTTGGGACAGATGAAAAAACTGAAGCTTCAGTAACAGAAGAAAGTAACACTGAGGTTACAGATCAAACCGATGAAAGCTCAGCGCCTGAGGTTGAAACCCAAAAAGTAGAAACTGCTGCCACTCCAGAGGAAGTAGATAACACTTCCACCGAACCGACTAATGAAGCTCCGGATGAAGCCATTGAAAAGCCAGATACAAATGAAAATGTTGAGGCAGAGAAAAAGGATGAAACTTCTGAGGCAAAAGAAAATGATGAAGTTATTAATGAAATAGAAGAGTCTAACGCCGAAGACGCCGAAGACGAAGGTAACAAAGAGCGACACACTATAGAGGTTAAAGAGTACGATGGCATGTCGTTAGAAGCTTTAGCTATTGAGTTAGAGAAGCTTATAAAAAACGAAAAAGTACAAGCTATAAAATCTCATGTAGATAAGATAAATAATGTATTTAAAAGCAAGTTTCAAGCTCTTATAGACGAAAAAAAGGAAGAATTTTTAAATGATGGCGGCAACGAAATCGATTTCTACTACTCTTCCCCTATTCAAAAAAGGTATAAGGAAGCTTACAGAGGCTATAGAAAAAAGCTAAACGAGCATTACCAAAGTTTAGAAAAAAACCTAAAGCAAAACTTAGTTGATAAACTCGCGATTATTGAAGAATTAAAAGGCTTAATTAATCTCGAAGAGAACATAAATACCACGTACAAACACTTTAAAGAATTACAAGAACGTTGGCGTGCAACAGGACCTATTCCAAGAGACAAGTACAATAATGCCTGGAATAGTTACCACCACCATGTAGAGATATTTTACGATTTCTTACACCTAAACAGAGACTTACGCGATTTAGATTTCAAACATAACTTAGAAAAGAAGTTAATGATTATTAATCGTGCTGAAGAATTGGCTCAGGATGATAATGTAATGCGTGCTTTTAGAGAGCTGCAAGAGTTACATAAAATGTGGAAGGAAGAACTTGGACCTGTAGCTAGAGAGCACAGAGAAGAGATTTGGGAACGCTTTAAAGCTGCCACAAAAATTATTAACGATAAACGACAGGTTTACTACCAAGAAATAGATAAGGTCTACGAAAAAAATCTTGAAACTAAGCTTGAGATTATAGCTGGTATTGATGCTATTAACACACAAGAAAGCAAATCGCACAGTGCTTGGCAAAAGAAAATCAAAGAAGTTGAAGAACTACGTAATGCGTTTTTTAATGCTGGAAAAGTTCCTATAAAAGTAAACGAAAGTACATGGGCTAAATTTAAAGAGTCTGTACGTCATTTTAACAGACAAAAAAATGCGTTTTACAAAGGACTTAAAAAAGAACAGTACAAAAATCTACAGCTCAAATTAGATTTAATTAAAATAGCCGAAGATAACAAGGACAGTGAAGATTTTGAAACTATCACGCCTTTAATGAAGAAAATCCAAAGTGATTGGAAAAAAATCGGCCACGTCCCTAGAAAAGACAGTGATAAAATCTGGAAGCAATTTAAAGCAGCATGTAACTATTATTTTGATAAACTACATACCAAAAGAAATGCTGCAAGTCAAGAAAATATTGATGCCTTTAATAAAAAGAATGAGTTCTTAAATACCCTAAAAGATTTAGAATTATCAGGGTCTAAGGATGAAAATCTGGCAGCTATAAAAGAACAAATCGCAAAGTGGAGAAACATTGGAAAAGTACCTAACGACAAACGCTATATAGAAGGTAAGTTTCAAAAAGCGATTGATGGCTTGTTTGCTAGCTTAGAAATGGATAAGAACGAGGTTGAAATGATTAAGTTTGAAAACAAGCTGGATAATATCAACGAGTCTGATGTCGATCACAGAAATTTAGACAATGAACACTCCTTTATTCGTAAGAAAATAGACGAGGTAAAAAGTCAAATCAACCAGTTGGAAAACAATTTACAGTTTTTCACCAATGTTAATGACGACAACCCGCTTGTAAAGGAAGTGCATCAAAACATTAAAACTCATAAAGAAGCTCTTAAGCTTTGGGAAACCAAGCTTAAAAAAATTAAAGGGTTTTATTAA
- a CDS encoding shikimate dehydrogenase family protein, with the protein MNKLGLLGKDISYSFSRTYFKKKFENENITNTTYENFDIKSIDLFPSIIKNTSDLKGLNVTIPYKEVVMPYLDKVNKKAKAIGAVNTIKVTKKGKLVGYNTDCYGFKKSIEPFLKPHHKSALILGTGGASKAIAYTLKKLGITYQYVSRKQSEGIGFTYDLLTEDAIKQHQIIINCTPLGTFPNVDDCPDIPYQAISNQHILFDLIYNPEETKFLKSGKSNGAITINGLNMLKLQAEKAWSIWNL; encoded by the coding sequence ATGAACAAATTAGGATTATTAGGCAAGGATATCTCATACTCGTTTTCGAGAACATATTTTAAAAAGAAATTCGAAAACGAAAACATAACAAATACAACCTACGAAAACTTCGATATAAAAAGCATCGATTTATTTCCTTCCATAATAAAAAACACATCAGACTTAAAAGGTTTAAACGTAACAATTCCGTACAAAGAAGTTGTTATGCCATACCTTGACAAAGTAAACAAAAAAGCAAAGGCTATTGGCGCAGTAAACACAATTAAAGTTACTAAAAAAGGGAAACTGGTAGGATACAATACAGACTGTTACGGGTTTAAAAAATCCATTGAACCTTTTTTAAAACCACACCACAAAAGCGCTTTAATTTTAGGTACAGGAGGTGCCAGTAAAGCCATAGCATATACCTTAAAAAAATTAGGCATTACGTATCAATACGTATCAAGAAAACAATCTGAAGGTATTGGTTTTACCTACGATTTGTTAACAGAAGATGCCATAAAACAACATCAAATAATTATAAATTGCACACCGCTGGGAACATTTCCTAATGTAGACGATTGCCCTGATATCCCATATCAAGCCATATCCAACCAACACATTTTATTCGACCTAATATATAATCCAGAAGAAACTAAATTCCTAAAATCTGGCAAATCGAACGGTGCTATAACAATTAATGGGTTAAATATGTTAAAATTACAAGCCGAAAAAGCTTGGTCTATATGGAATTTATAG
- the mazG gene encoding nucleoside triphosphate pyrophosphohydrolase, giving the protein MNSRQDQLKAFDRLLTIMDELREQCPWDKKQTMETLRHLTIEETYELGDAILDNDLDEIKKELGDVLLHIVFYSKIGSETNDFDIADVCNSICEKLINRHPHIYGDVKVENEEDVKRNWENLKLKEGKKSVLEGVPKSLPALVKANRIQEKVAGVGFDWEEPNQVWEKVEEELAEFKAEVQSGNQDAIESEFGDVMFSMVNYARFLNINPENALERTNKKFSKRFQYLEEKATAINKPLKDMSLAEMDVFWEEAKKL; this is encoded by the coding sequence ATGAATTCCAGACAAGACCAACTTAAAGCCTTCGATAGACTGTTAACCATAATGGATGAACTTCGTGAGCAATGCCCATGGGATAAAAAACAAACCATGGAAACGCTTCGTCATTTGACTATTGAAGAAACTTATGAGTTAGGAGATGCTATCTTGGATAACGATCTGGATGAAATAAAAAAAGAGTTGGGGGATGTGTTGTTGCACATTGTTTTTTATTCAAAAATAGGAAGTGAAACTAACGATTTTGATATTGCCGATGTTTGCAATAGTATTTGCGAAAAACTAATTAACAGACACCCGCATATTTATGGCGATGTAAAAGTTGAGAACGAGGAAGATGTTAAACGAAATTGGGAAAATTTAAAGCTAAAAGAAGGTAAAAAAAGTGTTTTAGAAGGTGTGCCCAAAAGTTTACCTGCATTAGTAAAAGCTAATAGAATTCAGGAAAAGGTAGCCGGAGTTGGTTTCGATTGGGAAGAGCCTAATCAAGTTTGGGAAAAAGTAGAGGAGGAGTTGGCCGAATTTAAAGCAGAGGTACAATCTGGTAATCAAGACGCTATAGAAAGCGAATTTGGAGATGTTATGTTTTCTATGGTAAACTATGCTAGATTTTTAAATATAAACCCAGAAAACGCTTTAGAACGAACCAATAAAAAGTTCTCAAAACGATTTCAATACTTAGAAGAAAAGGCTACGGCCATTAATAAGCCTTTAAAAGATATGTCTTTAGCAGAAATGGATGTATTTTGGGAGGAGGCTAAGAAGCTTTAA
- a CDS encoding polymer-forming cytoskeletal protein, whose translation MKRLLLLTLVLCFGNTFYGQSIYYKGSKIGKIENDGDVYVNGSREGEFESDGDVYIGGCKIGKIESDGDVYKKGAKIGKIESDGDVYMKGSKIGKVENDGDVYYKGSKIGKCEDGNRKWTAGFFFFFFKDAY comes from the coding sequence ATGAAAAGACTACTATTGTTAACATTGGTTCTATGCTTTGGAAATACCTTTTATGGGCAAAGTATTTATTACAAAGGAAGTAAGATTGGTAAAATTGAAAACGATGGAGATGTTTATGTAAATGGCTCCCGTGAAGGTGAGTTCGAGTCTGATGGGGATGTTTATATAGGAGGTTGTAAAATCGGTAAGATTGAAAGTGATGGTGACGTATACAAAAAAGGGGCAAAAATTGGTAAAATTGAATCTGATGGCGATGTATACATGAAAGGTTCAAAGATAGGTAAAGTTGAAAATGATGGAGATGTTTATTATAAAGGAAGTAAAATTGGTAAATGCGAAGATGGTAATCGTAAATGGACCGCAGGATTCTTCTTTTTCTTTTTCAAGGATGCTTATTAG
- a CDS encoding C1 family peptidase — translation MIGLFGIKSVIDYSKEIAQKRLNEITEEQLNQLLRNETENQVATLLNSKQSIIESQLEVYTRQKISEINISTSPISGSRNTILDTTVVSDIKSNVDHSSDYGIVKDQGSEGSTVAFAVTSAIEFLYLKKQSLKIDLSPRYLYNNINNGQDYGATFVDAFNFSIKTGIIESRFWEYKPGEYKLKPPSESKDKRHFKIKYFRRTSSSIEETKNLLNINKAIVSGLIIYQSNYNNKNGLMTYPKVDEQPMGGHAICLVGYDDNKQLIKFKNSWGKNWGDNGYGYISYADFEKLVKESYLIEI, via the coding sequence GTGATAGGGCTATTTGGAATTAAATCAGTTATTGACTATTCAAAAGAAATTGCTCAAAAGAGACTTAACGAAATTACAGAAGAACAGCTAAATCAGCTTTTACGGAATGAAACAGAAAACCAAGTAGCCACTCTTTTAAACTCAAAACAATCGATAATTGAAAGCCAATTAGAGGTATATACTAGACAGAAAATTTCCGAAATTAATATCTCAACATCCCCAATTTCTGGATCAAGAAATACAATTTTAGACACTACAGTTGTTAGCGATATAAAAAGTAATGTTGATCATTCTAGCGATTATGGAATTGTTAAAGATCAAGGTTCAGAAGGTTCAACAGTAGCATTTGCGGTTACATCAGCCATAGAATTTTTATACTTAAAAAAGCAATCACTTAAGATAGATTTGAGTCCTAGATACTTATACAATAATATTAATAATGGACAGGATTATGGTGCTACTTTCGTTGATGCTTTTAATTTTTCTATAAAAACGGGAATTATAGAAAGTAGGTTTTGGGAATATAAGCCAGGGGAATATAAGCTAAAACCTCCCTCAGAGTCAAAAGATAAAAGACATTTTAAAATAAAATATTTCAGAAGAACTTCTAGTTCTATAGAAGAAACCAAGAATCTTCTAAATATAAATAAGGCTATTGTGTCAGGTTTGATTATTTATCAATCAAATTACAATAATAAGAATGGACTAATGACTTACCCGAAAGTTGATGAACAACCTATGGGTGGACATGCTATTTGCTTGGTAGGATATGATGATAATAAACAACTTATCAAGTTTAAAAATTCATGGGGTAAAAATTGGGGTGATAATGGATATGGATATATAAGTTATGCAGATTTTGAAAAACTAGTAAAAGAATCATACTTAATCGAAATATAA